The following coding sequences are from one Halobaculum sp. XH14 window:
- a CDS encoding winged helix-turn-helix domain-containing protein, with product MSDDWDVVGYVISSRYRVAVLGRLADSPATPSGIADDEDLAVTHVSRALRGLRERELVELLVPEERRKGRVYGITEEGRETWSLIQTQDLLD from the coding sequence ATGAGCGACGACTGGGACGTGGTCGGCTACGTCATCAGCTCGCGCTACCGGGTCGCCGTCCTCGGTCGGCTGGCCGACAGCCCGGCGACGCCCTCGGGCATCGCCGACGACGAGGACCTCGCGGTCACGCACGTCTCGCGGGCGCTCCGCGGGCTGCGCGAGCGCGAACTCGTCGAACTGCTCGTTCCCGAGGAGCGACGCAAGGGACGCGTGTACGGGATCACGGAGGAGGGTCGGGAGACCTGGAGCCTCATTCAGACCCAGGACCTGCTCGACTGA
- a CDS encoding DUF7344 domain-containing protein → MSESEHGRLSQNEVYDLLSNPRRRFVISYLREHGRPIELTALAREVAAWENQVPAEELTDQQEKRVYVSLYQTHIPKLRNAGIVDYDPDSGEIELTGTVGQLERYLPEEEREEPPWQALYIGTAAVGGLFYLLTVVDAPLFAGVPDAVAGVVVVGAFLAVTVAQYVYTRFVTNGREMTLVERRRR, encoded by the coding sequence ATGTCCGAGTCAGAGCACGGTAGGCTGTCGCAGAACGAGGTGTACGACCTCCTGAGTAACCCCAGGCGTCGTTTCGTCATCTCGTACCTTCGTGAGCACGGCCGCCCGATCGAACTGACCGCGCTCGCACGGGAAGTCGCCGCCTGGGAGAACCAGGTGCCGGCCGAAGAGCTAACCGACCAGCAGGAGAAACGGGTGTACGTCTCACTGTACCAGACACACATCCCGAAGCTACGCAACGCCGGCATCGTCGACTACGACCCCGACAGCGGCGAGATCGAGCTCACGGGGACGGTCGGGCAGCTGGAGCGGTATCTGCCCGAGGAGGAACGGGAGGAGCCGCCGTGGCAGGCGCTCTACATCGGCACCGCCGCGGTCGGCGGCCTGTTCTACCTGCTCACCGTCGTCGACGCGCCGCTGTTCGCCGGCGTCCCGGACGCCGTCGCGGGCGTCGTCGTCGTCGGGGCGTTCCTGGCGGTCACCGTCGCACAGTACGTGTACACGCGGTTCGTGACGAACGGGCGCGAGATGACGCTCGTGGAGCGCCGCCGCCGATGA
- the glmS gene encoding glutamine--fructose-6-phosphate transaminase (isomerizing): MCGITACVAEGDVVDELLTGLANLEYRGYDSSGIAVPRGEADVSVLKRSGEIDALREAVAETVPAGSIGIGHTRWSTHGPPTDENAHPHTDCTGTVSVVHNGIIENHETLREELRQRGHEFTSDTDTEVIPHLIEEGLDDGRSTDEAFRRAVDRLEGSFAVVTLCGGEGSLYATRRGSPLVLGLDDDRQFLASDVPSFLEYTDRVVHLEDGDVVEVGPAGYRVTDTDGDRLPREPTSVDWQPEDAERDGYEHYMLKEINEQPQALDRTVRGRIEDDGGVSLSSFPPGSFDGVSDVQFVACGTSYHAALYAREHLVESGVRAHAFRAGEYATTPTPVTEDTLVVAVTQSGETADTLQSIRHARDEGARTLAVTNVVGSTAARTCDDALFIRAGPEIGVAATKTFSSQVTALSLLGERLVEDLTGSPSEDRAERAAAFRRLPSDLTRVLEDSTVADLADRYRDRDAYFFIGRGVGHPVALEGALKFKEITYEHAEGFGSAELKHGPLALVTEETPVVAVFDGRHEEKALANVEEVRARGAPVIAIAGEGSRKVRELADEFLPVPDTHPDALGVLANVQLQLVSYHVADLLGRSIDKPRNLAKSVTVE, from the coding sequence ATGTGTGGGATAACCGCCTGCGTCGCCGAGGGCGACGTCGTCGACGAGTTACTCACCGGGCTGGCGAACCTCGAGTACCGCGGCTACGACTCCAGCGGCATCGCGGTCCCCCGCGGCGAAGCGGACGTCAGCGTCCTGAAGCGCTCGGGCGAGATCGACGCCCTCCGTGAGGCGGTCGCGGAGACGGTCCCGGCCGGCTCCATCGGCATCGGCCACACCCGCTGGAGCACCCACGGCCCGCCGACCGACGAGAACGCCCACCCGCACACCGACTGCACGGGCACGGTCTCGGTCGTCCACAACGGGATCATCGAGAACCACGAGACGCTCCGCGAGGAACTGCGCCAGCGCGGCCACGAGTTCACCAGCGACACGGACACCGAGGTCATCCCCCACCTCATCGAGGAGGGGCTCGACGACGGTCGGTCGACCGACGAGGCGTTCCGGCGCGCCGTCGACCGCCTCGAGGGCAGCTTCGCCGTCGTGACGCTGTGTGGCGGCGAGGGATCGCTGTACGCGACGCGGCGCGGCTCGCCGCTCGTGCTCGGACTCGACGACGACCGGCAGTTCCTCGCCAGCGACGTCCCGTCGTTCCTGGAGTACACCGACCGCGTGGTCCACCTGGAGGACGGCGACGTCGTCGAGGTCGGCCCGGCCGGCTACCGCGTCACCGACACCGACGGCGACCGGCTACCGCGCGAGCCGACCAGCGTCGACTGGCAGCCGGAGGACGCCGAGCGCGACGGCTACGAGCACTACATGCTCAAGGAGATCAACGAGCAGCCCCAGGCGCTCGATCGGACCGTCCGCGGCCGCATCGAGGACGACGGCGGCGTCTCGCTGTCGTCGTTCCCGCCGGGGTCGTTCGACGGGGTGAGCGACGTCCAGTTCGTCGCCTGTGGCACCTCCTACCACGCGGCCCTGTACGCGAGAGAACACCTCGTCGAGAGCGGCGTCCGCGCACACGCGTTCCGCGCCGGCGAGTACGCCACGACGCCCACACCCGTCACCGAGGACACGCTCGTGGTCGCGGTCACACAGAGCGGGGAGACGGCCGACACGCTCCAGTCGATCCGCCACGCGCGCGACGAGGGCGCCCGGACGCTCGCGGTCACGAACGTCGTCGGCTCCACCGCCGCCCGGACGTGCGACGACGCGCTGTTCATCCGCGCCGGACCGGAGATCGGCGTCGCCGCGACGAAGACGTTCTCCTCGCAGGTGACCGCGCTGTCGCTGCTCGGCGAACGGCTCGTCGAGGACCTGACCGGCTCGCCCAGCGAGGACCGGGCCGAACGCGCCGCCGCGTTCCGGCGGCTCCCGAGCGACCTCACGCGGGTCCTCGAGGACTCGACGGTGGCCGACCTCGCCGACCGGTACCGCGACCGCGACGCGTACTTCTTCATCGGTCGGGGGGTCGGCCACCCGGTTGCGCTGGAAGGTGCACTTAAGTTCAAAGAGATAACATACGAGCACGCTGAGGGGTTCGGCTCGGCTGAGCTGAAGCACGGACCGCTGGCGCTCGTCACCGAGGAGACGCCCGTCGTCGCCGTCTTCGACGGGCGACACGAGGAAAAGGCGCTGGCGAACGTCGAGGAGGTGCGGGCGCGCGGCGCGCCGGTCATCGCCATCGCCGGCGAGGGGTCACGGAAGGTCCGCGAGCTGGCCGACGAGTTCCTCCCGGTGCCCGACACGCACCCGGACGCGCTCGGCGTGCTGGCGAACGTGCAGCTCCAGCTCGTGTCGTATCACGTCGCCGACCTCCTCGGGCGGTCCATCGACAAACCCCGAAACCTGGCAAAGAGTGTCACGGTGGAATGA
- a CDS encoding DUF7344 domain-containing protein, protein MNSSEPTTPERVGSADSSSPEEESAEEATEQRARDLPLDIIFEVLKNERRRLVLAYLRDAEGAVTIGELAEHIAAHENDITPAELNAQQRKRVYIGLYQCHLPKMDDADAVAFNQDRGIVELGRSADTLYQYLDSDSGVEDNARLRQYTMFSVVGGLAFVSAQFAGTPMLPELIVFAVLVGVPAVTYFSEGT, encoded by the coding sequence ATGAACAGTAGTGAGCCGACGACCCCCGAACGCGTCGGCTCAGCGGATAGTTCCTCCCCAGAGGAGGAGAGCGCGGAGGAAGCGACCGAACAGCGAGCACGGGACCTCCCCCTCGACATCATCTTCGAGGTGTTGAAAAACGAGCGCAGACGGCTGGTCCTGGCGTACCTCCGGGACGCGGAGGGGGCCGTCACGATCGGCGAACTCGCCGAGCACATCGCCGCACACGAGAACGACATCACGCCGGCCGAGCTGAACGCCCAGCAGCGCAAGCGCGTGTACATCGGCCTCTACCAGTGTCACCTCCCCAAGATGGACGACGCGGACGCGGTCGCGTTCAACCAGGACCGCGGCATCGTCGAACTCGGGCGGAGCGCGGACACGCTGTATCAGTATCTCGACTCCGACTCGGGGGTCGAGGACAACGCGCGGTTGCGACAGTACACGATGTTCTCGGTCGTCGGCGGGCTTGCGTTCGTCTCGGCCCAGTTCGCGGGCACGCCGATGCTCCCCGAACTCATCGTGTTCGCGGTACTGGTCGGGGTGCCCGCAGTGACGTACTTCTCGGAAGGGACGTAG
- a CDS encoding HalOD1 output domain-containing protein: protein MTVTDPDLAVDRGPNAMDVAHRSRIDLGDESVAEAVVTAVAATLDKDPMTVEPLNSAVDPDALNALFGDRMNGRSRGLDGGVFFKLDGCGVTVHSDGQVVVRE from the coding sequence ATGACCGTGACCGATCCCGACCTCGCCGTGGACCGGGGACCAAACGCGATGGACGTCGCACACCGGAGCCGGATCGACCTCGGGGACGAGTCGGTCGCCGAGGCGGTCGTCACCGCCGTCGCGGCGACGCTCGACAAGGATCCGATGACGGTGGAACCGCTGAACAGCGCGGTCGACCCAGACGCGCTGAACGCGCTGTTCGGCGACCGCATGAACGGACGGAGCCGCGGCCTGGACGGCGGCGTCTTCTTCAAACTCGACGGCTGCGGCGTCACGGTTCACAGCGACGGTCAAGTCGTCGTCCGGGAGTAA
- the glmU gene encoding bifunctional sugar-1-phosphate nucleotidylyltransferase/acetyltransferase: MQAVILAAGMGTRMRPLSTVTPKPMLPVANRPLAAHAAEAAVAGGADGLVFVVGYKASHVRSYFGDTYAGVPVHYANQPVPEGTADAVDAARPYLEGPFAVLNGDNLYDPASVAALFDRGPAVAAHRVENPSEYGVLSTDGDRVTDVVEKPADPPTNLANAGAYVFPAAARDWLDVGQSERGEHEITDVLARAVDRTDVSVVETDRWLDVARPADLLAANELALADLSGGLDGTCSPEASVSGAVTLAEGAEVAGGATLSGPVLVGANATVARDAALHGPVVVGAGATVGSGAELGNAVLLPGATVERDVHLRDAVLAPGCGLAPGTDVGGDRGASSPEPAALVAASPTAGGLPY; encoded by the coding sequence ATGCAGGCTGTCATCCTCGCCGCGGGAATGGGGACCCGGATGCGCCCCCTCTCGACGGTGACGCCCAAGCCGATGCTCCCCGTCGCCAACCGCCCGCTGGCCGCCCACGCCGCCGAGGCGGCCGTGGCGGGCGGCGCCGACGGCCTCGTGTTCGTCGTCGGCTACAAGGCCTCACACGTCCGCTCGTACTTCGGCGACACGTACGCGGGCGTGCCGGTCCACTACGCCAACCAGCCCGTCCCCGAGGGCACCGCCGACGCGGTCGACGCCGCGCGGCCGTACCTCGAGGGCCCGTTCGCGGTGCTGAACGGCGACAACCTCTACGATCCGGCGTCCGTCGCCGCGCTGTTCGACCGTGGTCCCGCGGTCGCGGCCCACCGGGTCGAGAACCCGAGCGAGTACGGCGTGCTCTCGACCGACGGCGACCGCGTCACCGACGTCGTCGAGAAGCCCGCGGACCCGCCCACGAACCTGGCGAACGCCGGGGCGTACGTGTTCCCCGCGGCCGCCCGCGACTGGCTCGACGTCGGCCAGAGCGAGCGCGGCGAACACGAGATCACGGACGTGCTCGCGCGCGCCGTCGACCGGACGGACGTCTCGGTCGTCGAGACCGACCGCTGGCTCGACGTGGCCCGTCCCGCCGACCTGCTCGCGGCGAACGAACTCGCGCTCGCGGACCTGTCCGGCGGACTCGACGGGACGTGCTCGCCGGAGGCGTCGGTCTCCGGGGCCGTGACGCTCGCCGAGGGAGCCGAGGTGGCGGGCGGCGCGACGCTCTCGGGGCCCGTACTGGTCGGGGCGAACGCGACCGTCGCGCGCGACGCCGCGCTCCACGGACCGGTCGTCGTCGGCGCGGGGGCGACCGTGGGGTCCGGGGCGGAGCTCGGGAACGCCGTGTTGCTCCCCGGCGCGACCGTCGAACGTGACGTCCACCTCAGGGACGCGGTGCTCGCGCCGGGCTGCGGGCTCGCGCCGGGGACCGACGTCGGGGGCGACCGCGGGGCGAGTTCCCCGGAGCCCGCGGCGCTGGTCGCCGCCTCGCCCACCGCCGGCGGCCTGCCGTACTGA
- the glmM gene encoding phosphoglucosamine mutase, which produces MFGTSGIRGEVGSEVTASTALDVGRAVASAGRDRVVVGRDPRDSGRMLADALVAGLTECGADVVRLGEVSTPTVVRGVGWYDADAGVTVTASHNPPADNGLKLWDEQGSAYVGPQQDAIAERIRSGEFDRADWDGVGAVETAEDAVERHVDALVEAGAPLEGLSVVVDPGNGSGRLTAAALDRLGADVETLNAQPDGSFPARPSEPTAEHCRSLRQFVGAIDADLGIAHDGDADRMLAVTETGEFVAGDALLALFARDAVEPGERIAAPINTSMAVRRALQDVGASLTLTAVGDGHVAERARERSVAFGGEPSGAWIWPDAVPAPDGPLAAVRLASMVAERGPLAEQLSTVESTPLRRESVSIERNDEVVAAVSETIRDRYDAVTDIDGVRVDVTDGWFLVRASGTQPLVRITAESEDADRTTELFEQAREHVGDAIEELDAGPAGRPEA; this is translated from the coding sequence ATGTTCGGCACCAGCGGAATCAGGGGCGAGGTCGGGTCCGAGGTCACCGCGTCCACGGCGCTCGACGTGGGGCGCGCGGTGGCCTCGGCCGGCAGGGACCGGGTCGTGGTCGGGCGCGATCCGCGGGACAGCGGTCGGATGCTCGCGGACGCGCTCGTCGCGGGGCTCACCGAGTGCGGGGCCGACGTCGTCCGCCTCGGCGAGGTGTCGACGCCGACGGTCGTCCGCGGCGTCGGCTGGTACGACGCCGACGCGGGCGTGACCGTCACGGCCTCGCACAACCCGCCGGCCGACAACGGGCTCAAACTCTGGGACGAGCAGGGCTCGGCGTACGTGGGTCCCCAGCAGGACGCGATCGCGGAACGGATCCGGTCCGGCGAGTTCGACCGCGCCGACTGGGACGGCGTCGGCGCCGTCGAGACCGCCGAGGACGCGGTCGAGCGCCACGTCGACGCGCTCGTGGAGGCGGGCGCGCCGCTCGAGGGGCTCTCGGTCGTCGTCGACCCCGGCAACGGCAGCGGACGGCTGACCGCGGCCGCGCTCGACCGGCTCGGCGCGGACGTGGAGACGCTCAACGCCCAACCGGACGGCTCGTTCCCGGCCCGGCCGAGCGAGCCGACCGCGGAGCACTGCCGGTCGCTCCGCCAGTTCGTCGGGGCCATCGACGCCGACCTGGGCATCGCTCACGACGGCGACGCCGACCGGATGCTCGCGGTCACGGAAACGGGCGAGTTCGTGGCGGGCGACGCGCTGCTCGCGCTGTTCGCGCGCGACGCGGTCGAGCCGGGCGAGCGCATCGCCGCGCCGATCAACACCAGCATGGCCGTCCGGCGGGCGCTCCAGGACGTCGGCGCGTCGCTCACGCTCACGGCCGTCGGCGACGGGCACGTCGCGGAGCGCGCCCGCGAGCGCTCGGTCGCGTTCGGCGGCGAGCCGAGCGGCGCGTGGATCTGGCCCGACGCCGTCCCCGCGCCCGACGGACCGCTGGCGGCCGTGCGGCTCGCCTCGATGGTCGCCGAGCGCGGCCCGCTGGCCGAGCAGCTCTCGACCGTGGAGTCGACGCCGCTCCGCCGCGAGAGCGTCTCCATCGAGCGAAACGACGAAGTCGTCGCCGCGGTGAGCGAGACGATCCGGGACCGCTACGACGCCGTCACCGACATCGACGGCGTTCGCGTCGACGTGACCGACGGCTGGTTCCTGGTTCGCGCGAGCGGCACCCAGCCGCTGGTCCGCATCACCGCCGAGTCCGAGGACGCCGACCGGACGACCGAGCTGTTCGAGCAGGCCCGCGAGCACGTCGGCGACGCGATCGAGGAGCTCGACGCGGGGCCGGCGGGCAGACCCGAGGCGTAA
- a CDS encoding glycosyltransferase family 2 protein, whose protein sequence is MYRGHTVGVVIPAYNEEGLVGRTLEGVPSFVDRVYVVDDGSTDGTLAEIRETASRLNEAFEPAPDGPRRFTRRVVPIEHEENRGVGGAIKTGYRHAREDGMAVTTVMGGDDQMEPEMLDALLDPIVEGRADYTKGNRFLNRTDRDEMPAFRFVGNAVLSGLTKMASGYWTTGDPQSGYTAISLEALERADIDGMYEFYGYCNDLLVKLNVAGLRVLDVPRPVTYGEEESHIDYSTYIPKVSGMLLRNFLWRMRTKYLLFDFHPLVFAYAVGALATLAGGLGVVAGAAALAGATVPGLAGGGAAAALGSSLLVGLLGVLSTLWAMTLDMDANAALNGADRRTGGTRRGRRADRTGRDAVGPVDADAAVVSRRGARDEAAGGADVSPVRSGPPGLRSPSNDEDGADGRLAGDPAVNGHGRAADHGRAVEEPRGADADAAARDAGTGEVDPADVGIGEVGEPGASDANGAGAADLGGTGSGAANSSAGGDDAETDT, encoded by the coding sequence ATGTACCGAGGACACACCGTCGGGGTCGTCATCCCGGCATACAACGAGGAGGGACTCGTCGGCCGAACCCTCGAGGGCGTGCCGTCGTTCGTCGACCGGGTGTACGTCGTCGACGACGGCTCCACTGACGGCACCCTGGCCGAGATCCGCGAGACGGCGAGCCGTCTCAACGAGGCGTTCGAGCCGGCGCCGGACGGGCCGCGCCGGTTCACGCGGCGCGTCGTGCCCATCGAGCACGAGGAGAACCGCGGCGTCGGCGGGGCGATAAAGACCGGCTACCGGCACGCCCGCGAGGACGGCATGGCGGTGACGACCGTGATGGGCGGGGACGACCAGATGGAGCCGGAGATGCTCGACGCGCTGCTCGACCCCATCGTCGAGGGGCGGGCCGACTACACCAAGGGGAACCGGTTCCTGAACCGGACCGACCGGGACGAGATGCCGGCGTTCCGCTTCGTCGGCAACGCCGTCCTCTCGGGGCTGACGAAGATGGCCAGCGGCTACTGGACGACCGGCGACCCCCAGAGCGGCTACACCGCCATCTCGCTGGAGGCGCTCGAACGGGCCGACATCGACGGGATGTACGAGTTCTACGGCTACTGCAACGACCTGCTCGTCAAACTCAACGTCGCCGGGCTCCGGGTACTCGACGTCCCGCGGCCCGTGACGTACGGCGAGGAGGAGAGCCACATCGACTACTCGACGTACATCCCGAAGGTGTCGGGGATGCTCCTCCGAAACTTCCTCTGGCGCATGCGGACGAAGTACCTCCTGTTCGACTTCCACCCGCTCGTGTTCGCCTACGCGGTCGGCGCGCTGGCGACGCTCGCCGGGGGCCTCGGCGTGGTCGCCGGGGCGGCCGCGCTCGCGGGCGCGACGGTTCCGGGGCTCGCCGGCGGCGGGGCGGCGGCCGCGCTCGGCTCGTCGCTTCTGGTCGGGTTGCTGGGCGTGCTCTCGACCCTGTGGGCGATGACGCTCGACATGGACGCGAACGCGGCGTTGAACGGCGCGGACCGGCGAACCGGCGGCACGCGCCGCGGTCGCCGGGCCGACCGGACGGGCCGGGACGCGGTCGGGCCCGTCGACGCCGACGCGGCGGTCGTCAGTCGTCGCGGGGCGCGAGACGAGGCCGCCGGAGGCGCCGACGTCTCTCCCGTGCGCTCGGGGCCGCCCGGCCTCCGCAGCCCGTCGAACGACGAGGACGGGGCGGACGGTCGACTCGCCGGCGACCCCGCGGTCAACGGTCACGGGCGAGCGGCGGACCACGGCCGAGCGGTCGAGGAGCCCCGCGGCGCCGATGCGGACGCCGCCGCTCGGGACGCCGGCACCGGCGAGGTCGATCCCGCCGACGTCGGCATCGGCGAGGTCGGCGAGCCCGGTGCAAGTGACGCCAACGGCGCCGGAGCTGCGGACCTCGGCGGGACCGGTTCGGGTGCCGCCAACAGTTCCGCCGGTGGCGACGACGCCGAGACAGACACGTAG